In Psychrobacter ciconiae, the genomic window ATAGTATGGCGTCTTTTGCCGTGATAGATTATGATAATTGCAATTATTATTAAGAAAAAATAATTAAGGAAAAAATAGGATGTTTCAAACCGAATCTGATGTGGTATTTGTCAAAGGTCTTAAAGTCATGGCAGTCATTGGCGTTTATGATTGGGAGCGCGCCATCAATCAGCCTTTACTCATCGATATTGCCTTTGAAACAGACATTGCAGCAGCGGCGGCATCTGATGATGTTATTGATGCGCTCAATTACAAAGCCGTTTGCGATGAGGTGAGTGCATGGTGTAAAGAAATTCAAGCCAAGCTTTTAGAGCATTTGGCATCGACAATTGCCGATAGGCTGCTTGAAAACTATCCTTGTAAAAAAGTGACATTAAGTATTGCCAAACCTACAGCAATTGATGCGGCTGATGCGGTTGGCGTTCAAATTACCCGAAGCGTGCGCCTTGAGCCCTCTTATCTTGAAAATAAGGGTACGCTGGGGCAAGAAAATAATGAAGAAGAAGCAATAAGCGATACTAGCGACGATAATGGGGCTGATTCGGCTTTATGACCGCTTATCGCTGCAAGATGCAAGCGTTGCCAAGCTCGTTACAAACGCTACCGGTTTGTGATCCAAATGCCATTACTCAAAATCTTATTGGTGCGGCGATATTGGCGCTTGGGAGCAATCATAATGCCGAGCGTTATTTTGATATTGCCCATCAAGCGCTTTTGCAGATGGGTAAGATTTGCGCCTCAAGCTTGTGGGTTAATCCTGATTTCACCTCAACCAAAGCCAGTCCAAAGCCTGATTATACCAATCAAACTCTAGTTTTGACGTTGTCGCGACCGATGACGCTGTTTGATTTTGAACAAAAACTCAAAGCCATGGAAAATCATTGCGACCGCCGTAACTCAAACGTGGCTCAAAATCTTGTTACC contains:
- the folB gene encoding dihydroneopterin aldolase translates to MFQTESDVVFVKGLKVMAVIGVYDWERAINQPLLIDIAFETDIAAAAASDDVIDALNYKAVCDEVSAWCKEIQAKLLEHLASTIADRLLENYPCKKVTLSIAKPTAIDAADAVGVQITRSVRLEPSYLENKGTLGQENNEEEAISDTSDDNGADSAL
- a CDS encoding 2-amino-4-hydroxy-6-hydroxymethyldihydropteridine diphosphokinase, with the protein product MTAYRCKMQALPSSLQTLPVCDPNAITQNLIGAAILALGSNHNAERYFDIAHQALLQMGKICASSLWVNPDFTSTKASPKPDYTNQTLVLTLSRPMTLFDFEQKLKAMENHCDRRNSNVAQNLVTMDIDILLVNLKAKSLQPWCILANRYPFKAHEICGLAELNVKSITANHS